A window from Aquabacterium sp. NJ1 encodes these proteins:
- a CDS encoding DUF1837 domain-containing protein: MADHIMEWLADYALAEEELNVKHTNMYVRLREAASRIYTSDKYKRRGELGEIVLHAICRDFFKTIPLAPRVFYLTASNDVVKSFDMAHVRYLGEGAFELWLGEAKFFQDAGEAMASAIESVNAHIDAGFLKNEKLLLGPQISRNIPNYEGIRALFSPNAPIDKLFQTAAFPILIASDSKAVANGKSHDDSYIADARAELTKLETKLKASGLREKIRILLIYLPVKSKNDLAAAFDKRLKGIQG, from the coding sequence ATGGCCGACCACATCATGGAGTGGTTGGCTGACTATGCGCTTGCCGAGGAAGAACTGAACGTCAAGCACACAAACATGTATGTGCGGCTTCGAGAGGCAGCCTCGCGCATCTATACAAGCGACAAATACAAGAGACGTGGAGAGCTTGGTGAAATCGTCCTGCATGCGATTTGCCGCGACTTCTTTAAGACGATACCGCTTGCTCCTCGCGTCTTCTATCTGACGGCCTCGAACGACGTTGTTAAGTCATTCGACATGGCACACGTCAGATACTTGGGCGAGGGGGCCTTTGAACTTTGGCTGGGAGAAGCGAAGTTCTTTCAAGACGCCGGAGAAGCTATGGCTTCGGCTATCGAATCCGTCAATGCGCACATTGATGCGGGCTTTCTAAAGAACGAAAAGCTACTTCTTGGACCACAGATCTCAAGGAACATTCCCAACTACGAAGGCATACGGGCGCTGTTTTCTCCCAACGCCCCCATCGACAAGCTGTTTCAGACCGCGGCTTTTCCCATTCTCATTGCATCAGATAGCAAGGCAGTCGCGAACGGGAAGTCCCATGATGATTCCTATATCGCCGACGCACGTGCCGAGTTGACCAAGCTGGAGACGAAGCTCAAAGCATCAGGTCTGCGCGAGAAAATTCGAATTCTGCTGATCTACCTGCCCGTTAAATCAAAGAATGACTTGGCGGCAGCCTTCGATAAGAGATTGAAGGGGATCCAAGGATGA
- a CDS encoding DEAD/DEAH box helicase — MNISQSEWQSLPSLGSLELKKQVFLILQKAATAVQEGGSDDPHLLEVVPRLAGLLESRPELDGFAEALSALARASGLWNYIDKERAAPSDLLLAESVTVPELGGITLHREQVAALNDLLAGRNLILSAPTSFGKSLLIDALLASGKYTRVAIVLPTIALLDEFRRRIKRRFGDRFDLIMHPSDETKDGRPTIFLGTQERLINRTDLGKVDLTVVDEFYKLDPNRKDERSITLNAAVSKLLNRSNQFFFLGPNIDDVRFSGDGRWKFEFLRTRFSTVAVDTYDLGAVQDKEARLLDEVGNDEHWPALVFVSSPDKANKLAAKAAEAMAVSDSSAAFAEWLSDNVGPGWALVETVRFGFGVHHGRLPRAIASQMVRMFNQSDLPVLFCTSTLIEGVNTAAKTVLIFDKTINRADYDFFTYANIRGRAGRLGEHHIGQVYLFNQPPDVEEMEVAPTLFADPDDAPDDYVVHLDEQDSTKNTDQRVATLKMNLGLDAAGLRLAASIGLEDALAIKHEILKEIRAGSRLVWSGMPRYPDIQAVVNVICTVRSATKFGALTTRHLPFLINSLRMAPTIRQFLLDYDKEYRGKPEAHDNVFKFLRACEYGLPQHFAVAELFVKQHDPSADYSLFISSLSRWFKAEELKNLDEEGIPIQISERFFEGESREALSQKLLDLAQQKSDQLTPFEQSWVLAALT, encoded by the coding sequence ATGAACATCTCTCAAAGTGAATGGCAGAGTCTGCCAAGTCTTGGATCATTGGAACTTAAAAAGCAGGTATTCCTTATCCTCCAAAAGGCCGCGACCGCTGTCCAGGAAGGTGGCTCAGACGACCCGCATCTGCTCGAGGTCGTACCTAGACTTGCTGGTCTACTCGAGTCGAGGCCTGAGCTTGATGGTTTCGCAGAGGCGCTCAGCGCCCTCGCCCGTGCTTCTGGGCTTTGGAATTACATCGACAAGGAAAGAGCGGCCCCTTCTGACCTTCTTCTTGCCGAGTCAGTCACAGTTCCGGAGTTAGGCGGCATCACTCTGCACCGAGAACAGGTGGCTGCGCTCAACGATCTGCTTGCTGGCCGCAACCTGATCCTGAGCGCCCCGACCAGCTTCGGCAAAAGCTTGCTCATCGATGCCCTATTGGCCTCCGGAAAATACACCCGAGTCGCGATCGTCTTGCCGACAATCGCACTCCTTGACGAGTTCCGCAGGCGCATTAAACGCAGGTTTGGCGACCGCTTCGACCTCATCATGCATCCAAGTGACGAGACTAAAGATGGTCGCCCAACCATCTTCCTCGGCACCCAAGAGCGCTTGATCAACAGAACAGACCTTGGAAAAGTGGATCTGACCGTGGTCGACGAGTTCTATAAGCTCGACCCCAACCGAAAGGATGAACGAAGCATCACACTGAACGCTGCCGTGTCAAAGCTGTTGAACCGTTCAAATCAGTTCTTCTTTCTCGGCCCGAACATTGACGACGTTAGGTTCTCCGGAGATGGTCGCTGGAAGTTCGAGTTCCTGCGGACCCGTTTCTCCACCGTGGCAGTCGATACCTACGACCTGGGTGCCGTGCAGGACAAAGAGGCCAGGCTCCTTGACGAAGTCGGTAATGATGAGCATTGGCCAGCCCTTGTGTTCGTCTCTTCGCCAGACAAGGCAAACAAACTTGCTGCCAAAGCCGCTGAAGCGATGGCCGTTTCTGACTCCAGCGCAGCCTTCGCAGAATGGTTGTCAGACAACGTTGGTCCCGGTTGGGCGCTCGTCGAAACTGTACGGTTTGGCTTCGGTGTACACCATGGCAGGCTGCCACGGGCCATCGCATCACAAATGGTGCGAATGTTCAATCAATCTGACTTGCCTGTCCTCTTCTGTACGTCCACCCTAATCGAGGGCGTCAACACCGCTGCAAAAACCGTCTTGATCTTCGATAAAACGATCAACCGCGCTGATTACGACTTCTTCACCTACGCCAACATCCGAGGTCGTGCTGGACGGCTCGGAGAGCACCACATTGGACAGGTCTATCTTTTCAATCAACCGCCGGACGTCGAGGAGATGGAGGTTGCGCCAACGTTGTTCGCAGATCCAGACGATGCTCCTGACGACTACGTTGTGCACCTTGATGAGCAGGACTCCACGAAGAATACGGATCAGAGAGTAGCCACGCTCAAGATGAACTTGGGGTTGGACGCTGCGGGCTTACGGCTGGCGGCATCGATCGGCCTCGAGGACGCGCTTGCAATAAAGCACGAGATATTGAAAGAGATACGGGCTGGCTCTCGGCTCGTTTGGAGTGGGATGCCTCGCTATCCTGACATTCAAGCTGTCGTGAATGTGATCTGCACAGTCCGGAGCGCAACCAAGTTCGGTGCGTTGACGACGCGCCACCTGCCATTCCTTATCAACTCGCTGCGTATGGCGCCGACGATTCGGCAGTTTCTTCTCGATTACGATAAAGAGTACCGCGGCAAGCCCGAGGCGCATGACAACGTGTTCAAGTTCCTGCGGGCTTGCGAGTATGGTCTGCCTCAACACTTCGCTGTTGCGGAGCTGTTCGTCAAACAACATGACCCAAGTGCGGACTACAGTCTGTTTATCAGCTCTCTGAGTCGCTGGTTCAAGGCAGAAGAGCTCAAGAACTTGGATGAGGAGGGGATCCCTATCCAGATATCGGAGCGCTTCTTCGAAGGTGAAAGCAGAGAAGCGCTATCCCAAAAGCTGCTTGACCTCGCACAACAGAAATCGGATCAGCTTACCCCTTTTGAGCAATCCTGGGTCCTCGCAGCTCTCACCTAG